Proteins encoded in a region of the Vitis riparia cultivar Riparia Gloire de Montpellier isolate 1030 chromosome 7, EGFV_Vit.rip_1.0, whole genome shotgun sequence genome:
- the LOC117917703 gene encoding uncharacterized protein LOC117917703 produces the protein MAGKKQSMSTDADIHALPKEWDDVSCPICMDHPHNAVLLLCSSHEMGCRSYICDTSYRHANCLDRFKRLGANLPNTSLQPSSSTTNQSYSSNASIVNLGLRLGIDSTEAHGNGNPNEGNGLLSVRIPRRSGENNIQDTDGYSAIQRGGIFETGNAESLVEGVEPEELNAENSSELSLSLTCPLCRGAVLGWKVVEEARESLNLKPRSCSRESCSFSGNYRELRRHARRVHPTTRPADIDPSRERSWRHLEHQREHGDIISAIRSAMPGAIVLGDYAIESEDMLAGGRESGNEEGNGPWWTTFFWFQMIGSINSAAEPRSRSRALTRRRQSARAALTRRRFLWGENLLGLQDDDDVDDVGEDASPVPRRRRRLMRSESNEDQS, from the coding sequence ATGGCTGGTAAGAAACAAAGCATGTCCACAGATGCTGATATCCATGCCCTGCCCAAGGAATGggatgatgtttcctgccctaTATGTATGGACCATCCACATAACGCTGTTCTCCTCCTGTGCAGCTCACATGAGATGGGTTGCAGATCTTACATCTGTGATACAAGTTACAGGCATGCAAATTGCTTGGATCGATTTAAAAGATTAGGTGCCAATCTTCCAAACACCTCTTTGCAACCTAGTTCTTCAACCACAAACCAATCTTATTCTAGCAATGCTTCCATTGTAAACTTGGGCTTGAGATTGGGAATTGACTCGACAGAAGCTCATGGAAATGGAAACCCAAATGAAGGCAATGGTTTGCTGTCAGTTAGAATTCCTAGAAGATCTGGTGAAAATAACATCCAGGATACAGATGGGTATTCAGCAATCCAAAGGGGAGGCATTTTTGAAACTGGGAATGCTGAATCCTTGGTGGAAGGGGTTGAACCTGAAGAGTTGAATGCAGAGAATTCGTCAGAGTTGAGTCTGAGCCTGACATGTCCCTTGTGCCGAGGAGCTGTTTTAGGCTGGAAAGTTGTAGAAGAAGCCAGAGAATCTCTCAACCTGAAGCCACGAAGTTGCTCACGAGAATCATGCTCGTTCTCTGGTAACTACCGTGAGTTACGTCGGCATGCCAGAAGAGTTCACCCAACAACCCGTCCTGCTGATATTGACCCTTCAAGAGAGCGATCCTGGCGACATCTTGAGCACCAAAGGGAACATGGTGACATTATCAGTGCCATCCGCTCTGCTATGCCAGGTGCAATTGTGCTTGGGGACTATGCTATTGAGAGTGAGGATATGCTAGCTGGTGGGAGGGAAAGCGGCAATGAAGAAGGTAATGGGCCATGGTGGACTACTTTCTTTTGGTTTCAGATGATTGGCTCAATTAATTCAGCTGCTGAGCCAAGGAGTCGATCAAGGGCTTTGACAAGGCGTAGGCAGTCAGCAAGAGCAGCTCTAACACGGCGTCGGTTCCTTTGGGGGGAGAATTTGTTGGGTCTGCAAGATGATGACGATGTTgatgatgtgggtgaagatgcctctcCTGTCCCAAGAAGGCGTCGACGTTTGATGCGGTCAGAATCCAACGAAGATCAATCATGA
- the LOC117917704 gene encoding uncharacterized protein LOC117917704: MQIIQWLFKVTHEQPKDTSSRLTNKKESSSDEEAKSRGVVLFRNEGVNTKRLKRVKGRDLGYNDSESYAILFRRDRARACFYHTLNLRRLGSFHKRKPMKMKKEDIARGLGIGLKGDSAAHVGNKVLPISDTTLSSSTNTNEQWGTSEKKERIKGDKTKAISRMKELFRWAAATKSEKGGKFIGRKVLHFRNRGSLKPVPDDDQLSNDSPKISFRWEVESCCTTSSAYSAISMASSFLNDQPGNKQSISTTIEDSDHCTSRAGNWITTDSEFVVLEL, from the exons ATGCAG ATCATTCAATGGCTCTTCAAGGTAACACATGAACAACCCAAAGACACCTCTTCAAGGCTTACCAACAAGAAGGAAAGCAGTAGTG ATGAGGAAGCTAAATCAAGGGGTGTAGTTCTGTTTAGGAATGAAGGGGTTAacaccaaaagattgaaaagaGTGAAAGGACGGGACTTGGGTTACAACGATTCAGAGTCTTATGCTATACTGTTTAGAAGAGACCGCGCAAGGGCCTGCTTCTATCACACGCTCAATTTGAGAAGACTGGGAAGTTTTCATAAAAGGAAAccaatgaagatgaagaaagaaGATATTGCTCGAGGATTAGGCATTGGTCTCAAGGGGGATTCAGCTGCCCATGTTGGAAATAAGGTTCTGCCAATTAGTGACAcaaccttatcatcctcaactAATACAAATGAACAGTGGGGCACTTCTGAAAAGAAAGAGAGGATTAAGGGAGATAAAACCAAAGCCATTTCTAGAATGAAGGAGCTTTTTAGATGGGCTGCTGCTACCAAGTCTGAGAAGGGAGGAAAGTTCATCGGTAGAAAG GTGCTACACTTTCGCAATCGAGGAAGCCTCAAACCAGTACCAGATGATGACCAACTTAGCAATGACTCTCCCAAGATCAGTTTCAGATGGGAAGTGGAAAGCTGCTGCACCACTTCCTCTGCTTACTCTGCAATTTCAATGGCTTCCTCTTTCTTGAATGACCAGCCTGGGAACAAGCAGTCTATCAGTACTACAATTGAGGACAGTGATCATTGCACTTCTAGAGCAGGAAACTGGATCACCACAGACTCTGAAT TTGTGGTGCTAGAGCTCTGA